A window from Cellvibrio zantedeschiae encodes these proteins:
- the pilV gene encoding type IV pilus modification protein PilV — translation MNGTTLKKSQGVGLIEVLITMLILSTTLITLAALQTRSLQYNHGTYLGSQANILAADILDRIRANKRSPAHAVQIASYNTTAAVFTASSVPTSSRAAADIYIWRQNIESYMPGGTGGISCSNSTMLCTITITWNEVNNINSLSSRDTLVSFSYTTRL, via the coding sequence ATGAACGGGACAACACTAAAAAAATCGCAAGGCGTTGGGCTGATCGAAGTGCTGATTACAATGCTTATTTTATCGACCACGCTAATTACATTGGCGGCGTTGCAAACTCGTTCTTTGCAATATAATCACGGAACCTACCTGGGTTCACAAGCTAACATCCTTGCTGCAGATATTTTGGATCGCATAAGGGCCAATAAAAGAAGCCCGGCACATGCAGTTCAAATTGCTAGCTACAACACCACCGCTGCTGTATTCACAGCCAGCTCGGTGCCCACTTCATCCCGAGCCGCAGCCGATATATATATCTGGCGTCAAAATATTGAATCATACATGCCTGGAGGAACAGGCGGCATTAGTTGCAGTAATTCAACGATGCTGTGCACCATAACTATTACCTGGAATGAGGTTAATAATATTAATAGTTTGTCCTCGCGCGATACTTTAGTTTCATTTTCATATACGACCAGACTGTAG
- a CDS encoding PilW family protein, which yields MRNQFGLSLVELMISVTLGLLLMAGVVQMFISSNRVFGTQQDLSRIQETGRLGVEFIGRDLRMASFSGCRNTVIEQGTSRIADPLTNPPGNSLGLVGLHRNFTEGLHGYSIDSSGGHDLPTGISTDLGSSFTVARDSDIIVIRGGNERGMLVKKVNTATEVYGYSDQSLDTNNCIEGLCNNSIAVVSNCRNGRVFKLSTSPTITSGEVTLTHADSWIVTDPSNDIYTQGSITPIHTIAYFVATSATPLGNTTPSLWQKIDNEPAVEILQGVERLGLLYMVKPTASKPNPPYEVAADVDTWDLISSVQAEIVVRGDKPFELDSPQSYPFRTGTITPTDRYMRKVFKATFSLRSRNP from the coding sequence ATGCGTAATCAGTTTGGTTTGTCTTTAGTGGAATTGATGATCTCTGTCACATTGGGTCTTCTGCTAATGGCGGGTGTTGTTCAAATGTTTATTTCGAGTAATAGAGTATTTGGGACGCAACAAGACTTGTCTCGGATTCAAGAAACAGGCCGTTTGGGTGTAGAGTTTATTGGTCGTGATTTGCGGATGGCATCCTTTTCTGGGTGTAGAAATACCGTGATAGAGCAAGGAACATCTCGCATAGCAGATCCTCTGACTAACCCCCCGGGTAACTCGCTTGGCTTGGTTGGGCTGCATAGAAACTTTACTGAAGGTTTACACGGCTATTCAATCGATTCGAGCGGTGGACATGATTTACCTACTGGCATAAGTACCGATTTAGGATCAAGTTTTACTGTGGCAAGAGATAGCGACATTATTGTGATTCGCGGTGGTAATGAGCGCGGTATGTTGGTTAAAAAAGTTAATACCGCTACCGAAGTTTACGGATATTCAGATCAAAGTTTGGATACAAATAATTGCATTGAGGGCTTGTGTAACAATAGCATTGCGGTTGTATCTAACTGCAGAAATGGGCGCGTTTTTAAATTAAGTACATCTCCAACTATTACTAGCGGTGAAGTTACGCTTACACACGCTGATTCATGGATAGTTACCGACCCCTCTAATGATATATATACGCAAGGTAGTATTACTCCCATACATACCATTGCTTATTTTGTAGCAACATCTGCTACACCTCTTGGCAACACAACACCTAGCTTGTGGCAAAAAATTGATAATGAACCCGCCGTAGAAATACTCCAGGGTGTGGAAAGGTTAGGGTTGCTTTACATGGTTAAGCCTACAGCTTCCAAACCTAATCCTCCTTATGAAGTTGCCGCGGACGTTGATACGTGGGATTTAATTAGCTCGGTTCAGGCTGAGATTGTTGTCCGTGGCGATAAACCATTTGAGCTGGATAGCCCCCAAAGCTATCCATTTCGCACAGGAACTATTACACCTACAGATCGTTATATGAGAAAAGTCTTTAAAGCCACTTTTTCACTTAGGTCTAGAAATCCCTAG
- a CDS encoding pilus assembly PilX family protein codes for MTVSVVKLPPLNAQKGVVLIVGLVMVLLISIIALAAIRGSGMQEAMLGNTRDRNIAFQSAEAGLSAGESIVDEDLVAIAPACPTAGVCSGDREATPANSVMYFTDALWTSEGVTTTALNLPTKSQPIYIVEELAMYRPDDGSSVDGIGGVTQIVPYRITSKGVGLTAESTAIVQSYYHRSAPN; via the coding sequence ATGACTGTTTCCGTTGTTAAATTGCCTCCGCTCAATGCCCAAAAAGGTGTGGTATTGATTGTAGGTTTAGTGATGGTTCTGCTTATTTCAATAATCGCGCTGGCTGCGATTAGAGGGAGCGGGATGCAAGAGGCTATGCTCGGTAATACGCGAGATCGGAATATTGCATTCCAATCGGCAGAAGCCGGTTTGTCTGCTGGAGAATCTATAGTAGATGAGGATCTTGTTGCTATTGCTCCTGCATGTCCTACTGCGGGTGTATGTTCTGGCGATAGAGAAGCTACCCCTGCGAACTCTGTTATGTATTTCACTGATGCGCTATGGACATCTGAAGGCGTAACTACAACGGCTTTAAATTTACCAACCAAAAGCCAGCCTATTTATATAGTAGAAGAGCTCGCCATGTACCGTCCAGATGATGGTTCCAGTGTGGATGGCATAGGTGGAGTGACTCAAATTGTACCTTATCGTATTACGTCCAAAGGCGTCGGCTTAACTGCTGAGTCTACGGCTATTGTTCAATCTTATTATCATCGCAGCGCACCTAATTAG